The DNA segment CCACCTCCAACTCCCTTCCTCCTGTCCTGAGGTCCCACTCTTCGGCCCTTACCCCCTTCTGGTACCCAACTCCCTTCCTGTCCCCCAGAGCCCCCCGCCCTGAGGCAAACCAGTTCTTACGTCAGGGTTGTCACAGCCAATCATCTCCCCGTAGGAGACCTGGTGACAAAGGCAATAGGTGGGTTCGTTGGGATCCACAGGCATATCCAACACATCAGAGGGGTGGACACTGCCAAAGGTCACTGAGGGCATCCCATACTCAGGGCTTCTGCGTgccaagagggagagagagtgtcACCTGCAGGAAGGGACGCTACAGCTTGACGCTCAGAGTGGCACGAGGAGATCCCTGTGGGGCTAGTGGTCTGTGGCTTCTCCTCTGTATCCAGCAGATACCAGAGTGATAGAGAAGGGGGcgaggggcggggcaggggcaaAGAGGAGCCTGTCACTTGGCAGGGTGCTCCCTGACTCACTCACGTGCGCACAAGTTTTAACTTCTTCTGGGCGGCCTTGGGGGCTTCTTCGTCTGAGTTTTTCCCTTTGGAACGAGCACGGGcagctttcttctccttttgagTCCGACCTTCCAGggaagagggggaggggcagccagAAGGCAGGGGGACAGAAAGATGGGTTAAGGACCCCTCCTCTCTTCCAACGTGGGGGGTCCTCCCTTGGAGCTGAGGGATGGGCTGGCTGCCCCCTTGGAATCTTCGCTCCAACTCTCATGGCCCACCCCCCTCCTCACTCTTTTTGCCTTTGCTGGAAGAGCTGTCATAGTCACTTGACTCAATCTGCTTCTCCTTCAGATCAGCCTCAAAGCGGGCCAGGTCTGTGTCCAGTCGCCGAATGTGTTTGTCCACCtgggtgggaaggaaggaaggagaaggaagagctACCAGGCTGGTTCCAGTAAAAGCAAACAGGCTAAGGCAGAATCCATGTATCTCCCAGACCCCAAACAGATCCCAGCACACTAAAGGAGGGGTGGAGGACCCCGAGGAACAGACGGGAGGTAGTGGGGAGCCGTGGGTAGGGCCATACCATCTCATAGGTCTGCATGGCAAGCTGCACCTTGTCATCACCAAACTCCTTGCACTTGCCATAGGCTTCCTGGATCTGTCTCAGAAGGGCCAATTTTTCCTCGGAGCTCCGGCTGCGGGCGCTACTCATATATTCACTGGCCAACTTGTCAATTTCAGCCTTCAGGTCTACAACAGAGACAGGGCTGGTCACAATGGCCCCCGAGTGGCAACACTAAACATACTTCTTCCTCTTGCTCCTCAGACCTTTTGCATTGACCATCATAACCTCTGAATTAAAACACACTCAACATTCCTAGGTACTGTGCCACATACTCAAGTGATGCAACATGGCCACAACATGCGTTGTGACGGCACCTTTGATTGCTGGAAACATTGCTAGCATAGTTGAAACTGGACTTATGGAAACACAAGGAAGGATTCTTTGCATGCTGCACTAATACAAAGTACGTTTCTGTTGATGTCTAAAGATGCTTCTTTGCACGGCTTGCTGCTTCTTAAACCATGACCTCTGTCTCAAAAGCCATCTGGTTTCTCGTCTCAGAAACATTCTGCGATAGCTCTGAGAGCTGCAGACCAGGCCGAGTCATCTGCTGCTGCTCTTGACTTCCAGGGTCCGTACATCTACATCTCAGTACTGAAAATTAGGCCAGAGTTCACTCATGGAACAGTTCTTCTGCTTACTGTCCACCCTGCTTGGTTCATCATTTGCAACTTGCGAATATTCTCcatcatttttttctcctgtgtgtTCATTTTAGATGTTGCTCCAAACATTTTACTAGGGGAAGGCTGGTGATGCCCCCAAACACTGAGACCATAGATGCCTACTGCCTAATACTATAGCACTCAGAGAAAATGTGGATGGAGACAAAAGCATGACTCCCAACACGGTGTGGCAACAAGTAACCACAGCGAGGACCTATGAGCATACTAGGTTTACGCTCTGCTTTATTCCAGGCCCTTGAAGGAAGGTGGAAAAACATGTATGTGGTTCAGTCATCTCAATGGGTCTTTCTGTGTATGAATTCAAGAGCCAgaactatattacaaagcaagGAGCTGGTGTTTGGCATTCAGCAGGGAAGTTCTCAGGGGCCTATGTCAAGTATCTTAGATGATATTCATTTGTCCATGAGCAAACTGACCCAGAGTAACTTAAATCACAGCTTTAGGCATTCTAACACCCCTGGGCAGGGATACATAAGCATACACCTACATATCCTTCAGCAAGCACGGACGATAGCGCCAACAGAGACCTTCGACTATGAGAGACAAACTCGACCACTGCAGTGTAGCCTCAAGCGCCAAGTAAATGTCTCAATGCAGCCAAACTTAATCAATGTCCAAGGACGGCCACAGATGGCACCCAATGCCTCTGTAAGGTTGAAGAATATAGTGTAGAGATTCTGATGTTAATTGCTgcttttccccctcccccaccccctttcttTTTAACATCTCCTCATGCAGCAAAGCTGCTGTGTACCAATGTGAGCTGTAGTCTAAAGCCACACTGAATTTTGTGACAGTAACGTTAACAACCCAGTGGAGTAGAAACATTCTAGTCAGTCTTCCTACAAACACATCGAACATGGAGAACAGAAATGATTCCAGGGTTGACTTTGATTTTTCTCGTTTTTCCTGAGGGAGCTATAAAGAGCACAGCATCTCTAAATCCTTGTGCCATTGTCACAATACTCCACGAGTTATGAAAAAGCTAACACAGAAACACAGGTCATCATTACTCTCCTTTTAAGAATTGCAAGAGGATGAAAGAGAAGACAAGCAATCTAGATCAGACCAGGTGATAGGGTAACACCAAACAGGAGGAGAGACGACCACACATACTCACTCACTCGGCACTGGGCCCCTTACTCTGCACATACCCTCTGTTCTTTGGTCCAGGTCCCTCATGAGCTGGAAGTTTCTCTGCAGTTCAAAGGGCAGGTTTTCAATACCTGGGGAGAAGAGGAGAAACTAAGACTCCCTGGACTTCCTAAGCCCTATAGCtgcttttgggggcttccctggtggctcagatggtatagaatctgctggaatgtgggatacctgggttcaattcctggatcgggaagatctcctgtagaagagaatggtaacccactccaggattcttgcctggagaacttcatggacagaggagcctggcaggctacagtccatggggttgtcaagagtcagacacgactgagtgactaacacacacacacacacacacaaaccctgcAGAGAGTCaggcgactaacacacacacacacaaaccctgcAGAGAGTCaggcgactaacacacacacacacacacacacacacacacacacacacacgatagctgcttttaaaaaacaggtCCAAAGAGCACTTGGTTATCCCTCCTCCAAACTGTTAGATTATCTGTGACAGCACTCATCATTCCTTTCTCAGGAGGAgccatgtctgtctgtctccacACCTAGCTCCCCATCTCTGCACAGCTTTGTGTCCACCGTCCCCGCTTCAGTAACTTTACAAATCAACCCTTCCCTCTCCATGCCCtcgggagttccctggtggtacagtggctaagactccatgctcctaatgcagggggctcgggttcaatccctgctcagggaactagataccacatgctgcaatgaaagatcccacatgctgcaactaagacctggcacagccaaataaatacttttcttttttttaataaaaagatctCTTTGCCCTCAACTTACAAATACCCTCCTGGTACCCTccactgatcacacacacacttccaaTCTGCTCTCCAAACAGTAGCcagaatgttctttttaaaaatgcaaatctgatcaaGTCTCTCTCCTGTTTATAAACCTCCAGTCACTTCCACTGCAATATTCCCAAGTCCTACTCTGCACTTTCTGGCCCTTGCTGCACACAAGACCTCACTCAGGTCAGTGTCTGTGCGCTCTCTGCTCTGTCACACTGGCCTTCTCTGAGTGCCTTGAGCTTTCCAGCGCTCTTCCAGACACATGGCTTTCCGCACACTGCTCTCTCTGCCCAGGACGCCCTGCCCCGTCTCTTTCACCCCACTTCCACTATCCCTCTTGACCTACTGAACTTCTGTTCATTCTTCAAAGTTCAGCTCAACCCTGACTGCCCCAGACTCCAACAAGTGCCTTGGGTTATGCTGTCATGCTATTCTATGGCTACCCTTTGGCAGGGTAGATACTTTGGGGGCACTTATCCAATGTAATTAAATAAGTAATTATGTAAATAGTTATATGGTATGTCTCCCCAGCTCTCCAAAAGGGTTAGATATGTCTGTCTTCTTCTCTATTTCCCTAGTGTTCAGAACTATGACATGCATACAGAGGATcctcaataaataattgaatataaaGGCATGAATACTTACgtttctctcattaaaaaaaaaattctctttccaTGACTCcactttcaaacttttaaaatgcaTCCAATGCTTTAACCTATAGACTTGGGTCCACCATCAGTTTACTAAGATTAAGTCACCACTGAGTTACCAAATCAAATAATCTAATTACTAGTTCTATCCCCAAAAAATGTTTGCAGCATTCTCACCATCTTCTTGCCTATATGTAACTTCCTATTAAGATTCCAAATCTCCTCACACACTTTCAAGTAATTTCATCATTGGCATTCCCTTAGCCCCTCTCTTAAATGTTAGTATTTTCTTGAGCTTACACTTAAGTTAATCCTATTATTTTCTCACTTACTTTCTCTAAATGATCTCCATACTCTTACAGACTCCTGAATTTCCTATCTTGTTGATGATATGTCTACCTCACTTCCCAAACAGGAAATCGAGAAGTCACCTTagattcctcctcctctctcaatCACTCATTCAGTCAATTCTGTTATATTTACCTCCTAAATACTTCTGTCACTCTTTGAGATCAGGTCCTTATCTCTGACCTCTGTTATTACTAATTAATCTTGTATTACCAGGGTCATCATGCTCCAATTTACCATACATCAATTactttcctttattaaaaaaaatcactccatTCAGAAAATCCGTTGGTTCCTCACTATTTAGAGTGCAAGCTTCTTAGCCTGCCTTTAAAGACCATGCACAACCTAGCCCCAGCTACATTCTCCAGTGTCATTTCCCAATCTTTCACCTCAGAGTTCTATACATCAAACACTCTGGCCTCATCTTTCCCTGATCTTGCCACAAACCCATCAGAACACCTTTGCTGATGCTTCCCCCAACCTTCAATCCCCTCTCACTCTCCACACCGGCAAATAAACACTCAACCTTCAAGATTCGTCACATCCTCTGTAAAGCTTTACCTACACCTCCAGGTAAACTAGTCTCTCTCTCTTCAGTGTTACCAACTGTCtgtttaatgtatttttgttatttcatttgTCACACTTCTATAATTATTTATTAGAATCTGTGTCCTACTAGTCTATGAGCACCTTGAGGGGAAGGTCTGTGTGGTATTCATTCTTGTATACCCCCAGTACCTGCCATTATGTCTGACTCACAGAAGGACCTCAATAAACGAATGAATGACTCCCAACGCTAAGGCAAAAGAGAATAGGTGACAGGCTCTGTGAAGGGCCACACAAATGCCACACAAATGGTATAAATAGAACACCAAATTTCCATCTGATGGGAATTGCGTCTTTACTCCAAGAGGAGAAGCCTTTCAGTCCATCATCTGACAGTGGTCACTCGTAACCCCCTATCCCCATGAGAAGACGCGTCTTCGAAAGAACTGGGCGGAGAACCGCGAGCAGATCTTTGTCGCTGCTCCAATGGCAGTGGATGATATACTAAAATGACTGACTCAGAACGACTTTAAGAAAAAGATTATCCTGAGGCCGGAGACCCTGAAGACAGGGGCAGCAAATATCTTCCAGGCTATGCCTACCAGCACTTCAAGAGCCGTCCCCCAGCCCCGCCGAGCAGCCCCTCCCTCTTCTACACCTCAGAGCGAGGCCTCGACCCCGCTGCCCCGCCCCCTATTTCTTCACACACTCCCGTATTTTCTCTCACGCAACCCTTCACGATTGTGACTTTCTGACCATCGGGACTTCAGGGCCATAGAGCTCCTCAGCccgaacccccacccccacccctctgtgACCCCTGACCCGCTCCTCCAGCGGCTCTTACTGTCCAGATAATGTTCCAAATACATCCCCGCAGCCATCttgaagcaaaacaaagcaacttCCGCTCCGCCCCGGAAGTGACTGAACGCAACGGGCGCCGAAGCGGTCTTCCACCCCCGTCCGGGAGCCCTTCCGCCCTCAAGGGTAACTTCCGCCCTCACGAGGTCAATTTCCGGTCTGAGTACAGCACCCGTCGAATCGCCTCCTCCTGGCGAAGACACTCGTCCCTGGCGGGGCGGCCGAGCGCGGGCCCGACGGCGGCGTTGGCTGAGGGCGCCATTTTGCGTCCTCGCTCAAACTTCCGTTCCCTCCAGGAGGGGGACGTGCGGGCGAAGAGACCTGTCTCTTTGGGCTTTTAGTCCACAAAGAGCTGTTTTCAGCAGCCGGGAAATGTGAAGCTGGCGACCAGGGCAGGTGCCTTCTCGAGTCACGGTGCGAGGTGTAAATCCTCCCCGTTTCTGTTCACTCACGCGAATGCCAACTCTCCAGGATTATGTTTTAATGTGGAAACAGCTCATTATTTATAAACGCTGCTTGTAAGTACAAAGTACTCCTCACAATAAAGCTGCGATTCTCCTCATCTTTTGTAAGGGTTTCTGCCACTCCAGGACGTTCCCGCTTGCAAAGTGACAGAGTACTGCTGGCCTTGTCCTCCCGTGTTTGTCTCCCAATTTTACTCGTTTTTGTATGATGTTAACTGGCACCGAGCTGTCACAACTGGGCCAGATGGATACCAGCTATCACCCTGACCCGCGACAAGCACAGTGACAAATACACGTCTCATCAGGATGGAAAGCCAAGTGCAGACAGGCCACCACACTAGGGACGCAGATGTCAGCAACCAGAACTGGAGAATGTTGGAGATCACTGTCACCCCTAAGCCACACATTCTTGATAATTATCAATGCCACATGGCAGGTTTTTATGACATTTTCAGCcacataaaatgtttaaaaaagggcAAGGTGAAACCCCAGATATACTACTGAGCAGGTGGTACCATCTGGCCACAAATCTAGATGATGTCCTACCTCAGGAGCAGCAGGCCCTTGGATAATTTAATCTCCACGCCCAGGTCCTTCTCTACAAAATGACCCTATAGGGTTGTTACTGTGAGTGTGAGTATATCCTTCAAGAGCGTAAATTCTGATTGTAATACCTGTGATGAAAGTAGGACTGATAGTGTCAATTCAACAGTTAGTGAGAACAAGGGAAAAAgcagtaaatattcaggaaacTAACAGACACCACCTACCTGGTCACATGTGGTACATTCCTGTCACACTACAGACTGAGACTCTCTGATGCCCACACAAGGTCCTGCGCCCTAAACCAAGAGGCCTTACTTCACTGATTATCCACATCCACCAGGTAACTAGTATGGGTGCCCAGCAGTCCCAGAGATGATGGCCACATTGTTGGACGTGGGAGCTTTGTCACAGCTTTTTCAGTGCTTAAAGACCTTTAATTCTCAAAAAATCTTAAGAGGTGACCTGGCCCAATCCCTTCATTTAACAGCTGTAGCAGCATCACCGCCAACACTGGCTGATAGGAGAGAGCGGGGCTGAAGTCAAGGCTCCCCAAGCATGCACTCCTCCTCAGCACAACCATCCTGTTGTTCTTCAGTCCTGGTGATGGTGTCCACCACTGGAGACCTCTGGTGTTAGGTGACACAGCTGAAGTTAGCACTGAGCCCTCGGATCCACAGGTCTTTCCAGGAGACTGTGCTTCCATTTTTTGGATATGGAGCTTCATGGTGTCCTGTTGAATGCATGACTGATACCCTGCTCTCACATACTTGGGCACTTAGTCCTCACCACAGGATTTGTCTGTAAGAACCCTCGTAAACCAAAGTTCCACTTCAGAAATTTCAAGGCTGTGTGGCCTTCTGTGGCTAGGGACACACACGGCCCCATTGCACAGCT comes from the Bubalus kerabau isolate K-KA32 ecotype Philippines breed swamp buffalo chromosome 1, PCC_UOA_SB_1v2, whole genome shotgun sequence genome and includes:
- the ING4 gene encoding inhibitor of growth protein 4 isoform X4, producing MAAGMYLEHYLDSIENLPFELQRNFQLMRDLDQRTEDLKAEIDKLASEYMSSARSRSSEEKLALLRQIQEAYGKCKEFGDDKVQLAMQTYEMVDKHIRRLDTDLARFEADLKEKQIESSDYDSSSSKGKKSRTQKEKKAARARSKGKNSDEEAPKAAQKKLKLVRTSPEYGMPSVTFGSVHPSDVLDMPVDPNEPTYCLCHQVSYGEMIGCDNPDCSIEWFHFACVGLTTKPRGKWFCPRCSQERKKK
- the ING4 gene encoding inhibitor of growth protein 4 isoform X2, which translates into the protein MHFKSLKVESWKENFFFNERNEIFPIQELNPGIENLPFELQRNFQLMRDLDQRTEDLKAEIDKLASEYMSSARSRSSEEKLALLRQIQEAYGKCKEFGDDKVQLAMQTYEMVDKHIRRLDTDLARFEADLKEKQIESSDYDSSSSKGRTQKEKKAARARSKGKNSDEEAPKAAQKKLKLVRTSPEYGMPSVTFGSVHPSDVLDMPVDPNEPTYCLCHQVSYGEMIGCDNPDCSIEWFHFACVGLTTKPRGKWFCPRCSQERKKK
- the ING4 gene encoding inhibitor of growth protein 4 isoform X3; the encoded protein is MHFKSLKVESWKENFFFNERNEIFPIQELNPGIENLPFELQRNFQLMRDLDQRTEDLKAEIDKLASEYMSSARSRSSEEKLALLRQIQEAYGKCKEFGDDKVQLAMQTYEMVDKHIRRLDTDLARFEADLKEKQIESSDYDSSSSKGKKSRTQKEKKAARARSKGKNSDEEAPKAAQKKLKLVRTSPEYGMPSVTFGSVHPSDVLDMPVDPNEPTYCLCHQVSYGEMIGCDNPDRHCFSTCAEHSLHPLSRLKGRRMTR
- the ING4 gene encoding inhibitor of growth protein 4 isoform X1, which produces MHFKSLKVESWKENFFFNERNEIFPIQELNPGIENLPFELQRNFQLMRDLDQRTEDLKAEIDKLASEYMSSARSRSSEEKLALLRQIQEAYGKCKEFGDDKVQLAMQTYEMVDKHIRRLDTDLARFEADLKEKQIESSDYDSSSSKGKKSRTQKEKKAARARSKGKNSDEEAPKAAQKKLKLVRTSPEYGMPSVTFGSVHPSDVLDMPVDPNEPTYCLCHQVSYGEMIGCDNPDCSIEWFHFACVGLTTKPRGKWFCPRCSQERKKK
- the ING4 gene encoding inhibitor of growth protein 4 isoform X5, producing the protein MAAGMYLEHYLDSIENLPFELQRNFQLMRDLDQRTEDLKAEIDKLASEYMSSARSRSSEEKLALLRQIQEAYGKCKEFGDDKVQLAMQTYEMVDKHIRRLDTDLARFEADLKEKQIESSDYDSSSSKGRTQKEKKAARARSKGKNSDEEAPKAAQKKLKLVRTSPEYGMPSVTFGSVHPSDVLDMPVDPNEPTYCLCHQVSYGEMIGCDNPDCSIEWFHFACVGLTTKPRGKWFCPRCSQERKKK